Proteins from a single region of Columba livia isolate bColLiv1 breed racing homer unplaced genomic scaffold, bColLiv1.pat.W.v2 Scaffold_135, whole genome shotgun sequence:
- the LOC135577753 gene encoding olfactory receptor 14J1-like: MSNSSSITQFLLLPFTDTRELQLLHFWLFLGIYLAALLGNGLIITTIAWDQHLHTPMYFFLLNLALLDLGSISTILPKSMANSFMDTRAISYMGCAAQVFLFFFFISVEYSLLTIMPYDRYAAICKPLHYGTLLGSRACVHMAAAAWATGFLNALLHTANTFSLPLCKGNVLGQFFCEIPQILKLSCSHSFLRELGLLVVSACLAFMCFVFIVVSYVQILRAVLRIPSEQGRHKAFSTCLPHLAVVSLFVSTVMFACLKPPSISSPSLDLVVSVLYSVVPPTVNPLIYSMRNKEIKDSVWQLMNGCFLKQ; encoded by the coding sequence atgtccaacagcagctccatcacccagttcctcctcctgccgttcacagacacacgggagctgcagctcttgcacttctggctcttcctgggcatctacctggctgccctcctgggcaacggcctcatcatcaccaccatagcctgggaccagcacctccacacccccatgtacttcttcctgctcaaccttgccctcctcgacctgggctccatctccaccattctcCCCAAGTCTATGGCCAATTCCTTCATGGATACCAGGGCCATTTCTTATATGGGCTGTGCTGCCCaagtctttctgtttttctttttcatttcagtagaaTATTCTCTCCTCACCATCATGCCGTACGACCGCTACgctgccatctgcaaacccctgcactacgggaccctcctgggcagcagagcttgtgtccacatggcagcagctgcctgggccactgggtttctcaatgctctgctgcacacggccaatacattttcactgcccctgtgcaagggcaatgtcctgggccagttcttctgtgaaatcccccagatcctcaagctctcctgctcacactccttcctcagggaacttgggcttcttgtggtcagtgcctgtttagcttttatgtgttttgtgttcattgtggtgtcctatgtgcagatcttgagggccgtgctgaggatcccctctgagcagggacggcacaaagccttttccacctgcctccctcacctggccgtggtctccctgtttgtcagcactgtcATGTTTGCCTGCCTGAAGCCCCCCTCTATATCCTCCCCATCAttggatctggtggtgtctgttctgtactctgTGGTGCCTCCaacagtgaaccccctcatctacagtaTGAGGAACAAGGAGATCAAGGATTCAGTGTGGCAACTAATGAATggctgttttctgaagcaataa